One window from the genome of Gimesia aquarii encodes:
- a CDS encoding YkgJ family cysteine cluster protein has product MGICDSCHSGCCRSFAVPISGADIHRFTHHQNKSFWDFACRWEDSEGLISRNLAPHFFFADDPTIPFVVCLKHVPSHSFPGTTKCRFLMECLPDEEYPKGLGRCSIYGDRPHTCRSFPAKLNDSNELAILYEIPSNGRDGEPAYDLCPRQWSASDLEPNDTIQSLVIAQYEMTFFKKIAAIWNQDPGEWNNFPEFIDIIYSNRISSESKNHSEPIPHEIEEKESHSDQDSGKFRKAA; this is encoded by the coding sequence ATGGGCATTTGTGATTCATGCCATTCAGGATGTTGCCGATCATTCGCAGTTCCTATTTCTGGTGCAGACATTCATCGATTTACTCATCATCAGAATAAGTCTTTCTGGGACTTTGCCTGTAGGTGGGAAGATTCAGAGGGACTTATTTCGCGAAATCTTGCGCCACATTTCTTCTTTGCAGACGATCCGACAATTCCTTTCGTGGTCTGTTTAAAGCATGTTCCCAGTCACTCATTCCCAGGAACTACTAAGTGCCGTTTTCTGATGGAGTGCCTTCCAGATGAAGAATATCCCAAAGGGCTAGGGCGTTGTAGTATTTATGGCGATCGTCCGCATACTTGTCGCAGTTTTCCTGCAAAACTAAACGATTCGAATGAGCTGGCAATTCTTTACGAGATTCCAAGTAATGGACGCGATGGTGAACCAGCTTACGACTTATGTCCGCGACAGTGGAGTGCTTCAGATTTAGAACCGAATGATACAATTCAGAGTTTAGTGATCGCTCAATATGAAATGACTTTCTTTAAGAAAATTGCAGCGATTTGGAATCAAGATCCGGGAGAATGGAATAATTTCCCAGAGTTCATTGATATCATCTATTCAAATCGAATTTCTTCAGAATCAAAAAATCACTCTGAGCCGATTCCACATGAAATCGAAGAAAAAGAATCACATTCGGATCAGGACTCTGGAAAATTTCGCAAAGCGGCTTAA
- a CDS encoding phage major capsid protein yields the protein MKSLRVILRALTRKFQSRWTNRRSIEISSSIFRKNIFMSELLEEKVKSLSSNIEDLVKSVDQLNSPDMSGIHHDTQGRLTSYWEAEDNQTPQFSLSKSHVKNFRTFPTGYKPFSQFNSFGEFIRCGFKDRSEVIAKTKKSWGMCKAIQGMSEIVGADGGISVLPEFHQEILTRIYQNDIFSRTDHYQVAGNNMTFPTDSETSRANGSRAGGLRAYWVGEGDPLTGNSPKLGEATLKLHKLAVLVYLTEELINDNGMALESYVNKKVTEEIEFTLGESIFNGNGVGKPLGVMQSAARVTVPKEAGQAANTIVAENVLNMWSRLKASSRLNAAWFINQDTEPQLHQMSLGVSTAGGQLVYMPPTGLSGAPYATLMGRPVIPTEFNETLGTEGDILLASLDDYITISKGGIEQAESMHVEFLTDQLALRFIMRIDGKPWETQPLTPYKGTATQSSFVTLATRA from the coding sequence ATGAAATCATTACGGGTTATTCTCAGAGCTCTAACTAGAAAATTCCAAAGTCGCTGGACAAATCGTAGGTCTATCGAAATATCAAGTTCAATTTTTAGAAAGAATATTTTTATGTCTGAGTTACTAGAAGAGAAAGTAAAGTCTTTGTCATCAAACATCGAAGATTTAGTGAAAAGTGTCGACCAGTTAAACAGCCCTGATATGAGTGGAATTCATCATGACACACAGGGCAGACTTACTAGTTACTGGGAAGCCGAAGATAATCAAACACCGCAATTTTCATTAAGTAAATCCCACGTTAAAAACTTCCGAACTTTTCCAACTGGGTATAAGCCTTTTTCTCAATTCAACTCTTTTGGAGAATTTATTCGATGTGGTTTTAAGGACCGAAGTGAAGTGATTGCGAAGACAAAAAAATCTTGGGGTATGTGTAAGGCGATTCAAGGTATGTCAGAAATTGTAGGCGCTGATGGAGGTATCTCTGTTTTACCAGAATTTCATCAGGAGATACTGACTCGCATCTATCAAAATGACATTTTCAGCCGGACAGACCATTATCAAGTGGCTGGGAATAATATGACATTCCCGACTGATTCTGAAACCAGTCGTGCCAATGGATCACGCGCTGGAGGTTTACGTGCTTATTGGGTTGGAGAAGGTGATCCACTAACTGGAAATTCACCGAAACTAGGCGAAGCGACACTAAAACTACATAAATTAGCAGTGTTAGTTTATTTGACTGAAGAATTAATAAATGACAATGGAATGGCACTCGAATCCTATGTCAATAAAAAAGTAACTGAAGAAATAGAGTTTACTTTGGGTGAGTCGATCTTTAATGGAAACGGAGTGGGGAAACCTTTAGGGGTTATGCAGTCAGCGGCACGTGTAACAGTTCCAAAAGAAGCAGGGCAAGCAGCCAATACGATTGTAGCTGAAAATGTCCTGAATATGTGGAGTAGACTAAAAGCTTCTTCGAGACTGAATGCAGCCTGGTTTATTAACCAGGACACAGAACCTCAACTCCATCAAATGAGTTTGGGAGTATCTACAGCTGGTGGTCAATTAGTTTATATGCCACCAACAGGTTTGTCAGGTGCTCCCTATGCAACTTTGATGGGGCGTCCAGTAATTCCAACGGAGTTTAACGAAACATTGGGAACAGAAGGAGATATTCTACTAGCTAGTCTCGATGATTATATCACTATCAGTAAGGGGGGAATCGAACAGGCAGAGTCAATGCATGTCGAGTTTCTTACTGATCAGTTAGCTTTACGTTTCATCATGCGTATTGATGGAAAACCTTGGGAAACTCAACCATTAACACCTTATAAAGGCACTGCCACTCAGTCTAGTTTTGTCACTCTGGCTACCCGTGCATAG
- a CDS encoding phage head-tail connector protein gives MALTSRANIKTMIGVGDTSLDNVIDLLIPQADAIIKGYLQRDVEQVTYTEFYNGTGNQALILNQAPVQEIISVHEDRDGYYGDGMDAFPASAALTQGIDFVLRKDEITVATVSKSGILYRIGKTWFRPRYRQHRQLSNAPGIGIGNIKVSYIAGWSVVPTDIQFAANKLVISMLESRSKAGRLQSENIEDYSYRLANGEDEVQALDSVKTSLARYKRIVI, from the coding sequence ATGGCACTCACTTCTAGAGCGAACATCAAAACAATGATTGGCGTTGGTGATACTTCACTCGATAACGTGATCGATTTGTTGATACCTCAGGCTGATGCCATTATCAAAGGATATCTTCAGCGAGATGTTGAACAGGTGACTTATACTGAATTTTATAATGGGACAGGTAATCAGGCCCTCATCTTAAACCAAGCACCCGTCCAAGAGATCATTTCGGTTCACGAAGATCGAGATGGTTATTATGGGGATGGCATGGATGCTTTCCCCGCGTCTGCAGCTTTGACTCAGGGGATCGACTTTGTGTTAAGAAAAGACGAAATCACAGTGGCTACAGTAAGTAAGAGTGGCATTCTCTATCGTATTGGTAAGACCTGGTTTCGGCCTCGTTATCGACAACACAGACAGCTTTCCAATGCTCCCGGAATAGGAATCGGTAATATTAAAGTCTCATACATTGCGGGTTGGTCTGTTGTACCTACAGATATTCAGTTTGCGGCAAACAAACTTGTGATCTCCATGCTTGAGTCCCGTAGTAAAGCAGGACGATTACAGTCTGAGAACATTGAGGATTACTCATACAGACTTGCAAATGGAGAAGATGAAGTACAAGCATTAGATTCAGTCAAAACATCACTGGCTCGATATAAGAGGATTGTGATCTGA
- a CDS encoding phage virion morphogenesis protein, producing MPKEIRIEELSRFLNETVNVTKQPQSKHVMTEIIEQSKEQIRIGFESGTAPDGSKWLPLKYPRPPHRNQNNKPLIDTETLMDSVTVNHEEHVEGVTNEALTLGTYVEYAGVHQEGSGNIPQRQFLGFNKKVMDHATETVADHVINQIDII from the coding sequence ATGCCTAAAGAAATCAGAATCGAGGAATTATCCAGATTCCTCAACGAAACAGTCAACGTTACCAAGCAGCCCCAAAGCAAGCATGTGATGACTGAGATTATTGAGCAGTCGAAAGAGCAAATCAGGATCGGTTTTGAATCTGGAACAGCTCCTGATGGTTCGAAATGGTTGCCGTTAAAGTATCCCAGACCGCCACACAGGAATCAGAACAATAAGCCGTTGATTGATACGGAGACTTTGATGGATAGTGTGACGGTCAACCACGAGGAACACGTTGAAGGAGTCACAAATGAGGCACTGACATTGGGAACTTATGTTGAATATGCGGGAGTTCATCAGGAAGGCTCAGGGAATATTCCTCAGCGTCAATTCTTGGGATTCAATAAAAAAGTAATGGATCATGCCACGGAAACGGTGGCTGATCATGTAATCAACCAAATCGATATCATATGA
- a CDS encoding phage tail tube protein yields the protein MTTPSIGTLGVMAFDTALPFDGSSIALEIILPESLKETAEIIQTSGLTGTVEQNKERTREGLKRISGSVKLACSRLMLDTLLPYICGTAEAANVFILADTIPEFYLMIDRGAKVFTYSGCRIAKATFSGTKGDFLFLDLEIEAETETVGNAGTYPALTVPTEKPYLFADGILTLQGSTRVFENFSLTIENQLNTELFGNNLTRYDIPLVNRVITLATDHPWDTDNTDLIKQDLNGAAGTLVFTNSTVVTDVLTFAMAAIQYANVSPTLPGKDVVNLPLEGMVKSSGTTKPLIITNAHAV from the coding sequence ATGACAACTCCATCTATCGGAACACTGGGTGTAATGGCCTTCGATACTGCACTGCCCTTCGACGGGAGCTCTATTGCACTTGAGATTATTCTTCCAGAATCCTTAAAAGAGACTGCCGAAATCATCCAGACAAGTGGATTGACTGGTACGGTGGAGCAAAACAAGGAACGCACACGTGAAGGTCTCAAACGAATTAGTGGTTCGGTCAAGTTAGCTTGCTCTCGACTCATGTTGGATACTCTGCTTCCTTACATCTGTGGTACCGCTGAGGCTGCGAATGTATTCATCCTGGCTGATACGATACCTGAGTTTTACCTTATGATTGATCGAGGGGCGAAAGTCTTTACCTATTCAGGGTGTCGGATAGCGAAAGCAACGTTCTCAGGTACAAAAGGTGATTTTCTCTTTCTAGACCTCGAGATCGAGGCGGAAACGGAAACAGTTGGAAATGCTGGGACTTATCCTGCATTGACGGTACCCACTGAGAAACCGTACCTGTTTGCCGATGGTATTCTGACTCTTCAAGGCAGTACTCGTGTGTTTGAAAACTTCAGTTTGACGATTGAGAATCAACTCAATACGGAATTGTTCGGTAACAATCTCACTCGATACGACATCCCACTGGTCAATCGAGTGATCACGTTAGCCACCGATCATCCGTGGGATACGGACAACACAGACCTGATCAAGCAGGATCTTAATGGAGCAGCCGGCACGCTGGTCTTTACCAATTCTACGGTAGTGACAGATGTGTTGACTTTCGCAATGGCGGCCATTCAGTATGCAAATGTGTCACCAACACTACCAGGCAAAGATGTAGTGAACTTACCGCTCGAAGGAATGGTAAAAAGTTCTGGTACTACAAAACCGTTGATCATCACCAACGCTCACGCGGTTTGA
- a CDS encoding coiled-coil domain-containing protein: MATEAERSVIIALKLVPDPKNQATASLVSSQALSVSKAGEGAYEKLLTIAGQSQKQISEIQKIQAGNRNEIDQLEQSERIKLMEEAVSHLARIDENLTKKAEIESEKREKQRLSDHDKQIKEAQELAERIQEAEQTRIESYQKAGESAIGAVQGLADMVEGAAKLGLVSEENAEKFAKKFSLIKDGISVFKGFSDVIWKGREALIALSTASKAQTMANELMAASQAKVATTSTVARVAGASSVGTTTLAAGGGAAATGGTAAGGGSVVAGTVVLAKITAVMTLLVAAGLALHEGFTFLLRSFGLVTDSTESATGALWGMWEAQENLAKSEEKLAKAEKARQRLLDARTRFEEEEAQKSQFETDLRNAQTDVDDVKRIVEGGGNQSELERDRQKALKEIRVAELAILEDRRVQEERIAAGHFMSVKNRERVMKSLEEAQGRLLDLEKNRLKVITDQKKQIAEQLKSEQEKLQVAKDALKSEEQRLLERFGRLSRVQRHRVEAVAGKRAAGQRLTKQDIKDLEDAGLAGDIASQFFVQRGIQAGGISRIKELGLLTQRQSAVDKFGVAQEKEQRKLARLSSPEDQIRAALLATAERRQQIVNARVKESIDLTNVRSEDVKGFQQDQKLFINAVQQVTADGNDNITQQSMEVVKALGTNLRAMTEGLEDMKKEIQENRFKKDLYK, encoded by the coding sequence ATGGCAACCGAAGCAGAACGCAGTGTAATCATTGCACTCAAACTGGTACCAGATCCAAAAAATCAGGCCACTGCAAGCCTGGTCTCAAGTCAAGCACTATCGGTTTCTAAAGCTGGAGAAGGTGCTTATGAGAAACTATTAACAATTGCGGGCCAGTCTCAAAAACAGATCTCTGAGATTCAAAAGATCCAAGCTGGTAACAGAAATGAAATCGATCAACTGGAACAAAGTGAGCGAATCAAGCTAATGGAGGAAGCAGTTTCACATCTGGCTAGGATTGATGAGAACTTAACGAAAAAGGCTGAAATTGAATCCGAAAAACGAGAAAAACAACGACTGTCAGATCATGATAAACAGATAAAAGAAGCACAGGAACTTGCTGAAAGAATTCAGGAAGCAGAACAGACGCGGATTGAAAGTTATCAGAAGGCAGGAGAATCAGCGATTGGAGCGGTTCAAGGACTGGCGGACATGGTCGAAGGTGCAGCCAAGCTCGGTCTGGTCTCAGAAGAAAACGCTGAAAAGTTCGCAAAAAAATTCAGCTTGATTAAGGACGGTATTAGCGTTTTTAAAGGTTTTAGTGATGTGATCTGGAAAGGTCGTGAAGCGCTAATCGCCCTCAGTACAGCGAGTAAAGCCCAAACCATGGCAAATGAGCTAATGGCGGCGTCACAGGCAAAAGTGGCGACGACTTCAACGGTCGCCAGAGTCGCGGGAGCAAGTTCCGTAGGTACGACTACTCTCGCTGCTGGTGGCGGTGCGGCGGCAACGGGTGGAACTGCTGCTGGTGGAGGGTCAGTTGTTGCCGGTACAGTTGTTTTGGCGAAAATCACTGCTGTAATGACTTTACTCGTTGCAGCGGGTTTAGCGTTACATGAAGGGTTTACTTTTCTTTTACGAAGCTTTGGTCTCGTTACAGACTCAACAGAAAGTGCGACAGGAGCGCTTTGGGGGATGTGGGAGGCTCAGGAGAATTTGGCAAAATCAGAAGAGAAGCTTGCTAAAGCTGAAAAGGCACGTCAGCGGCTTCTAGATGCACGAACACGTTTCGAAGAGGAGGAAGCCCAAAAATCTCAGTTTGAGACAGACCTGCGTAATGCTCAAACTGATGTGGATGATGTAAAGCGAATCGTCGAAGGTGGAGGAAATCAGTCTGAATTGGAACGAGATAGGCAGAAAGCCTTAAAAGAGATTCGTGTTGCTGAGTTGGCGATACTTGAGGATCGTAGGGTTCAGGAAGAACGCATCGCAGCAGGTCATTTTATGAGTGTGAAAAATCGTGAGCGGGTGATGAAGAGTCTTGAGGAAGCACAAGGCAGATTGCTCGACCTTGAAAAGAACCGATTGAAAGTCATCACCGATCAGAAAAAACAGATTGCCGAGCAGCTTAAATCTGAGCAGGAAAAGCTTCAGGTAGCAAAGGATGCCCTAAAATCCGAAGAGCAACGACTGCTTGAAAGATTCGGCCGTCTAAGTAGAGTTCAACGTCATCGAGTTGAAGCGGTCGCAGGTAAACGAGCAGCGGGTCAGCGATTAACTAAACAGGATATCAAGGATCTTGAGGACGCTGGTTTAGCAGGAGATATCGCTTCTCAGTTTTTTGTGCAACGGGGAATTCAGGCTGGTGGGATCTCAAGGATCAAAGAACTTGGATTGTTGACTCAACGACAATCAGCAGTCGATAAATTCGGAGTGGCTCAAGAAAAAGAACAGCGAAAATTGGCACGACTATCGAGCCCAGAGGATCAGATCCGGGCAGCACTTTTGGCAACCGCAGAACGACGACAACAAATCGTGAATGCACGTGTGAAAGAGAGTATTGATTTGACGAATGTCCGCTCGGAAGATGTCAAAGGATTTCAGCAAGACCAAAAGCTGTTTATTAATGCAGTCCAACAAGTCACCGCTGATGGAAACGACAACATTACTCAGCAGTCGATGGAAGTCGTCAAGGCATTGGGGACGAATCTAAGAGCAATGACTGAAGGCCTTGAAGACATGAAAAAAGAAATTCAGGAAAACCGTTTTAAAAAGGATTTGTACAAATAG